A single genomic interval of Spirosoma linguale DSM 74 harbors:
- a CDS encoding ribosomal protein L24 (TIGRFAM: ribosomal protein L24~SMART: KOW domain protein~KEGG: sfu:Sfum_1566 ribosomal protein L24) has translation MEKKITLPKHKFHIKTGDTVVVIGGNSKGQRGVVTEVIVEKDRARVEGVAMITKHMKPTASNPQGSLVKTEGSIHISNLKLVDPATGEPTRTGRKLNEKGKLQRFSKKTGNFIPDVRK, from the coding sequence ATGGAGAAGAAAATAACGCTACCGAAACACAAATTCCACATTAAGACGGGCGATACTGTCGTCGTTATTGGTGGTAACTCGAAAGGTCAGCGCGGTGTAGTGACGGAAGTAATCGTAGAAAAAGATCGTGCTCGGGTTGAGGGCGTCGCTATGATCACCAAGCACATGAAGCCAACGGCTTCTAACCCGCAGGGAAGTCTGGTAAAAACGGAAGGTTCTATCCACATCAGTAATCTGAAACTGGTTGATCCTGCCACCGGCGAACCTACCCGCACGGGTCGTAAGTTGAACGAGAAGGGTAAGTTACAGCGGTTCTCAAAGAAGACCGGCAATTTCATCCCTGACGTCCGTAAATAA
- a CDS encoding ribosomal protein S8 (PFAM: ribosomal protein S8~KEGG: afw:Anae109_1925 ribosomal protein S8): MNTDPIADFLTRVRNAIRAKHRVVEIPASNIKKEITKVLYDKGYIQNYKFDDSTPQGSIKIALKYNPTTKQPAIVDLQRISRPGLRQYRGADNLPRILNGLGVAIISTSKGVMTDKEAKTLNVGGEVLCYVY; the protein is encoded by the coding sequence ATGAATACAGACCCAATAGCAGATTTTCTGACCCGCGTTAGAAACGCCATCCGGGCTAAGCACCGGGTTGTGGAGATACCTGCTTCCAACATAAAAAAAGAAATTACCAAGGTTTTGTACGATAAAGGGTACATCCAGAACTACAAGTTCGACGACAGCACCCCACAGGGCTCTATCAAAATAGCGCTTAAGTACAACCCCACTACGAAGCAGCCTGCTATCGTTGATCTGCAACGCATCAGTCGTCCAGGTCTGCGTCAGTATCGGGGTGCCGACAATCTGCCGCGTATCCTGAATGGCTTGGGTGTCGCTATCATTTCTACCTCGAAAGGTGTAATGACGGATAAAGAAGCCAAGACGCTGAACGTCGGCGGAGAAGTATTGTGTTACGTATATTAA
- a CDS encoding ribosomal protein L29 (TIGRFAM: ribosomal protein L29~PFAM: ribosomal protein L29~KEGG: dal:Dalk_1907 ribosomal protein L29) has protein sequence MKKEDLKGLSADEIRTEIGAEQDRLLKLKFAHAVSPIENPMRIRESRKRIARLNTELTVKSRQA, from the coding sequence ATGAAAAAAGAAGATTTGAAAGGGTTGTCGGCCGACGAGATCCGCACTGAGATTGGTGCAGAACAGGACCGACTGTTGAAACTCAAGTTCGCGCATGCGGTTTCTCCTATCGAGAACCCAATGCGCATCCGCGAGAGCCGCAAACGGATTGCTCGCCTGAATACAGAACTGACGGTTAAATCGCGGCAAGCCTAA
- a CDS encoding ribosomal protein L16 (TIGRFAM: ribosomal protein L16~PFAM: Ribosomal protein L10e/L16~KEGG: rpb:RPB_2302 50S ribosomal protein L16): protein MLQPKRTKFRKQHKGRIPGIASRGHEIAFGTFGIKSLEPGRITARQIEAARISVTRAMKREGQVWIRIFPDKPITKKPAEVRMGKGKGAPEYWVAVVKPGTIMFETTGVDLATGMEALRLAAQKLPVRTKFVVRRDYQEQVED, encoded by the coding sequence ATGTTACAGCCAAAAAGAACTAAATTCCGTAAACAACATAAAGGCAGGATTCCAGGTATCGCATCACGCGGCCATGAAATCGCCTTCGGAACGTTCGGCATCAAATCACTGGAACCCGGCCGGATTACCGCCCGCCAGATTGAAGCCGCTCGTATTTCCGTAACGCGGGCAATGAAACGCGAAGGCCAGGTTTGGATTCGCATATTCCCCGACAAACCAATCACCAAGAAGCCAGCCGAAGTTCGGATGGGTAAAGGTAAGGGTGCCCCCGAGTATTGGGTAGCCGTAGTAAAGCCCGGCACGATTATGTTCGAAACGACGGGCGTTGATCTGGCAACGGGTATGGAAGCCCTGCGCCTGGCCGCTCAGAAATTGCCAGTTCGGACCAAGTTTGTTGTCCGGCGTGATTATCAGGAGCAAGTCGAAGACTAG
- a CDS encoding ribosomal protein L14 (TIGRFAM: ribosomal protein L14~PFAM: ribosomal protein L14b/L23e~KEGG: dol:Dole_0718 ribosomal protein L14) yields the protein MVQQESRLGVADNSGAKEVLVIRVLGGTGKRYASVGDKIVVTVKQALSSSNMKKGTVSKAVVVRTKKEVRRKDGSYIRFEDNAAVLLNNNDEPRGTRIFGPVARELREKQFMKIVSLAPEVL from the coding sequence ATGGTACAGCAAGAATCAAGATTAGGAGTAGCCGATAACAGTGGCGCTAAAGAGGTGCTGGTTATCCGCGTCCTGGGCGGTACGGGTAAGCGGTATGCATCAGTCGGTGACAAGATTGTCGTGACGGTGAAACAAGCCCTGTCGTCCAGCAATATGAAAAAAGGTACGGTTTCTAAAGCCGTAGTTGTTCGGACCAAAAAGGAAGTGCGTCGGAAAGATGGATCCTATATCCGCTTTGAAGACAATGCAGCCGTATTGCTCAACAACAACGACGAGCCACGCGGTACCCGTATTTTTGGACCTGTGGCACGCGAATTGCGTGAGAAGCAGTTTATGAAAATCGTATCGTTAGCCCCGGAGGTATTGTAA
- a CDS encoding ribosomal protein S14 (PFAM: ribosomal protein S14~KEGG: amc:MADE_00951 30S ribosomal protein S14): protein MAKESIKARERKREAMVAKYATKRAALKAAGDYIGLDKLPKNSSPVRLHNRCKLTGRPRGYMRKFGISRVTFREMASAGKIPGVTKASW, encoded by the coding sequence ATGGCAAAAGAATCAATAAAAGCACGGGAACGGAAACGCGAAGCAATGGTAGCGAAATATGCTACCAAGCGGGCCGCTTTAAAAGCCGCCGGTGATTACATCGGTCTGGATAAACTGCCTAAGAATTCGTCTCCTGTCCGTTTGCACAACCGTTGCAAACTAACAGGTCGTCCTCGGGGCTACATGCGTAAGTTTGGTATTTCACGGGTAACATTCCGGGAAATGGCATCAGCAGGGAAGATTCCGGGTGTAACCAAAGCAAGCTGGTAA
- a CDS encoding ribosomal protein L5 (PFAM: ribosomal protein L5~KEGG: gsu:GSU2845 50S ribosomal protein L5), with protein sequence MATPRLKEKYLSEVVPQLKDKFQYKSVMQVPRLSKIVINKGIGAAVADKKLVDVGVEELTTITGQKAVPTLSKKAVSNFKLREKMPIGAKVTLRGVKMYEFMDRLTTVSLPRVRDFKGISDKGFDGRGNYTFGVQEQIIFPEISIDKVARISGMDITFVTTADTDNESYELLKAMGMPFAKSGK encoded by the coding sequence ATGGCAACGCCAAGACTTAAAGAAAAATACTTAAGCGAAGTCGTACCTCAGTTGAAGGACAAATTTCAGTACAAGTCGGTCATGCAAGTGCCCCGCCTGAGTAAAATTGTCATCAACAAAGGTATTGGAGCCGCTGTCGCCGATAAGAAATTGGTAGACGTGGGCGTCGAAGAATTGACGACCATCACGGGGCAGAAAGCCGTTCCGACACTGTCGAAAAAGGCTGTCTCTAACTTCAAACTGCGGGAGAAAATGCCCATCGGTGCGAAAGTTACGCTGCGTGGTGTGAAGATGTACGAATTCATGGACCGGTTAACAACCGTATCGTTACCCCGGGTTCGTGACTTCAAAGGCATTAGCGATAAAGGGTTTGATGGCCGTGGCAACTACACCTTTGGGGTGCAGGAGCAGATTATCTTCCCTGAAATCAGCATTGACAAAGTAGCCCGCATTTCGGGAATGGACATCACATTTGTGACGACTGCCGACACCGATAATGAGAGTTACGAGTTGCTGAAAGCGATGGGTATGCCGTTTGCTAAAAGTGGTAAATAA
- a CDS encoding 30S ribosomal protein S17 (TIGRFAM: 30S ribosomal protein S17~PFAM: ribosomal protein S17~KEGG: plu:plu4717 30S ribosomal protein S17) — protein sequence MEEQQAPAPQEEATPVAAATEQPAAAAPATSATAEASERNARKERIGRVTSNKMQKTITVAIDRKVKHPMYGKFMNKTKKLTVHDEKNECGIGDTVRVMETRPLSKNKRWRLVEIIEKAK from the coding sequence ATGGAAGAGCAACAAGCACCAGCACCACAGGAGGAAGCAACCCCGGTGGCAGCAGCAACAGAACAGCCTGCCGCAGCCGCTCCAGCAACGAGCGCTACTGCAGAGGCTTCGGAGCGCAACGCTCGGAAAGAGCGTATCGGACGGGTGACCAGCAATAAAATGCAGAAGACCATCACTGTAGCGATTGATCGCAAAGTGAAACACCCGATGTATGGCAAGTTCATGAACAAGACGAAAAAACTGACGGTTCATGACGAGAAAAATGAGTGTGGTATTGGTGACACGGTTCGTGTTATGGAAACCCGCCCATTAAGCAAGAACAAGCGTTGGCGTTTAGTCGAAATCATCGAAAAAGCGAAGTAA